Part of the bacterium genome is shown below.
GCCCGCTAAGTCTGAAGGGAACGATCAGCCTGAGGCTCGCGACCAATGACACGTTGGTCTTGGCAAGGTAGCAGGGGAGGAAGCCGCCTATTTGCGGCGCTTGCAGGGCTTGATCGAAGGGGTCCTCGACCGTGGTCTGTGCCTTCGATGCCGCTTGACAACGACAGTTGGAGCGTGCGATGAGCGCTGAACCTTCACAAATCGAGAAGATCGGGCGCGTGGTGTCTGCTATCGAAGCAGGCAAGGCGCCATCAGTCCTTTTCCTTTACGGTGAGGAGGAGTTCCTAATTACCGAGGCGAGAGAGCGAATTACGGAAGCACTCAAACGCCGGCTGGGCGAGGCGGCGGAGCTCGTCGAGGTGCCGGGCGGCGTGGAGGACCTGAGGGCGATCCTGAGCGAGCTTCTGAGCAGCTCCTTGTTCTCATCGAACAAAGTCGTCTTGGTGCGTGACTTTACTGCTGTGGCCGGGAAGGGCGCCTCAAAGAAAAAGGAGGTCTTGGACTTTGCCGGCAGGCTTGGGGCTGGCCTGCCCAAAGGGAAGTTCTGTGTGCTCTCGGTCTGCGAGTCGGGCACGCCTGTCGCTGCCTTCGCCAAAAGCCTCAAGAACGCCGTTGTTTTGAATTTCCCCAAGATCAAGAGCTTCCCCGGGATGCAAGTTCAGCGCGACCCGCTTTTTGCCTTTGTGGGGGAGTTCTTAACCCGAAGCGGCAAGACCATAACCTCGGATGCCTTCCTTGCGCTTAAGGACAGCGTCGGGACAGACCTAAGAACGATATGCAGCGAGCTTGAGAAGCTGTGTCTTTTCGTGGGCGAGAAGAACAGAATAGACGCTAAGGATGTCGATGCCATTGTCTCCGCCGCTAGGCAGCGCGCGTCGTTCGAGCTGGCAGATGCGGTCGCTAGAAAGAACGTTGGCCAGGCCTTCGAGACCCTGGCCAATCTGCTTCGGGAGAACACGCCGCCTCTGTTCATCGTTCAGAGCCTGGCCAGCCAGTTTCGGTATCTCTTGCAGGCAAGGGTCCTGCTCTCGCGGCACCTGGACGAGGCCCAAGTGTCGGCCATGAGCTTCTTTAGGTTCCGTGATGGGATGATGAAAGAGCTGGTTGGGCTTGTGCCCATGTTCGGGTCGGGGCCCACAAACCTCCTGACAAGAAACCCGTTCGTGATACACAAGTCGCTTCAGATGGCGACCAAGTTCAGCCACAAGGAGCTCGCTGCGGCGCTGGTCAAGGTCTCCGAGACAGATGCGGCAATAAAGCGGAGCCTCGCCCCGGCCAGCCAGCTTGTGCGCAGCCTAGTGCTCGACCTTGCTGCGCCCTCCTCGTGATTGACCAAACAAGGACATAGCAGTCCGGTAGGGGCGCTTCACGAGCCGCTCGACCTCAGTGCCACAACATATTGTGGGCGATTCGTGAATCGCCCCTACAAAAAACACGCCTGGCCCCTTTATGGGACAGCCTCTTCAATCGAGGGGCAGCCGGATGTGAGATTGCCTCTCGCATCAGCATCGCCTCGGCGTATAATCCCGCCCATGTTTGAGATGCGGTTCAATCCAATAGCGGGCGAGTGGGTGGTCGTGGCGGCTGAGAGAATGAAACGACCCGTCTTTCCGAGCGACTCCTGTCCCTTTTGCCCCGGCGTAGGGCAAACCCCTCGAGACTACGACGTGTTCGTGTATCAGAACGACTACCCGTCGATGTCTCTGACCTCGCCTTCCGACCCCTGGGCCGGCCCCTCCGGACCGTCAACCGATGACGCACCCAGCCTCTACGTCAGCATGCCCTCCCACGGCGCGTGCGAGGTGATTCTCTACAGCCCCATTCACGACGCAAACATCTACGACCTGCCCGACTGGCATGTGGAGAAACTCGTCCGGTGCTGGCAAGACCGCACGAAGGAGCTCGGCTCTCGAAAAGCCATTAGGTATGTCTTCATCTTCGAGAACCGCGGTGAGGCCGTTGGAGTTACTATTCACCATCCGCACGGCCAGATTTATGCCTTCCCGTTCGTGCCCGCTAAGATCAAGCAGGAAATCGCGTCATGCCGTCGCTACTTCGCGGCTCGGTCCCGCTGCCTTCTGTGCGACATGGTTCGGGAGGAGCTGCGCAATCGTAAACGCATCGTGGCCGAGAACGACCACTTCATCTGCATCGTTCCCTACTTCGCACGGTTCCCGTTCGAGGCGCACGTAATAGCTCGCCGGCACTTGAGCTCCATAGTCGATTTAGATGAGGCTGAGCGGAGGGCGTTCGGCGAGATGCTTCAGAATCTGGTCCGAGGGTTAGATAACCTGTTCGGTTTCAGGACAGCATACATCATGGCCTTCCACCAAGCGCCCACGGACGGCGGCGACTACTCCGCCTATCACTTCCACGTTGAGTTCTATCCTGCCCACGCCGACAGCAAAACGCGTAAACATCTCTCTGGGACAGAGATCGGCATAGACGTATTCGTCAATCCGTCCGATGTCGAGGCGAACGCGGCGCAGCTTAGGCAAGCTATTAACCAGTCGTAGATTGGAGCCGATAAGTTACAGCTCGTTCACAGTCCTACGCCCTGACCTTGCGAAAGACCATCGCGAGCATCAAGGCGAGAAACTGAACGAGCACTATGGTCGCTCCGGAGGGTATCTCGAGCCGATACGAGGCGTAGAGGCCGATGAGCGATGACGCGGTTCCGACAACGGCGGAGATGACGAGCATTTTCTTGTAGTTGACTTGCAGGACCTTCGCCGTTGCGCCGGGGATCACCAGAAATGCCGAGACGAGTATGATGCCGACTACCTTGATCGAGATGACGATAGCAAGTGCGATGAGTATCAGCAGTAGGTAGTGAAGAAAGGTTGTGGGCAGCCCGCTGACAGTGGCCAGTCGCTCGTCGAAACAGAAGAAGAATATCTCCTTGAAGAAGGCGATGACGACGACGAGCACGAGGACTGCCAGGACGGAGATGACAATGATGTCGCCTGAACTGACGCCCAGGATGTTCCCAAACAGGTAGCTAAAGACCTCTCCGGTGTATCTTTTCCTGAGCGCGATGAAGATGACGCCCATGGCCATCGAGACCGCGAAGAATATCCCTATCGCTGAATCGGCGGAGATGCGCCTGCCACGACTTGCCCAACCGATGAGGACAGCGACCACGAGGCAGAATACAAGAGTTACGGCATCCACTTTGACGTCAGCAGCAGCGCTTTCCTCGAACAGAAACAGCCCGAGTGCGAGTCCCCCGAACGCCGAGTGCGAGATGCCCTGGCCTATAAAGGCAAGCCGCTTGAGCACCACATACACAGAGAGGACCGAGCACGTGAACCCGACGATCAGCCCGGCCAGGAAGGCGTGTCGCATGAACTCAAACGTCCTGAGCGATTCAACGAAGGAGATGTCGGCGCCCACGAGCGCTATCCCCAGACTTTGAGCTGAACGATCGAAAAAAGCATCAAGCTCGGCAAGGCGCTTGATTGGGCGAAACCCGCAGCTTTGCGGCTTCTGTAAATCATTTCTTCTCCCTGTGGAACTCGTTTATGTGCC
Proteins encoded:
- a CDS encoding metal ABC transporter permease produces the protein MGADISFVESLRTFEFMRHAFLAGLIVGFTCSVLSVYVVLKRLAFIGQGISHSAFGGLALGLFLFEESAAADVKVDAVTLVFCLVVAVLIGWASRGRRISADSAIGIFFAVSMAMGVIFIALRKRYTGEVFSYLFGNILGVSSGDIIVISVLAVLVLVVVIAFFKEIFFFCFDERLATVSGLPTTFLHYLLLILIALAIVISIKVVGIILVSAFLVIPGATAKVLQVNYKKMLVISAVVGTASSLIGLYASYRLEIPSGATIVLVQFLALMLAMVFRKVRA
- the galT gene encoding galactose-1-phosphate uridylyltransferase, whose product is MRLPLASASPRRIIPPMFEMRFNPIAGEWVVVAAERMKRPVFPSDSCPFCPGVGQTPRDYDVFVYQNDYPSMSLTSPSDPWAGPSGPSTDDAPSLYVSMPSHGACEVILYSPIHDANIYDLPDWHVEKLVRCWQDRTKELGSRKAIRYVFIFENRGEAVGVTIHHPHGQIYAFPFVPAKIKQEIASCRRYFAARSRCLLCDMVREELRNRKRIVAENDHFICIVPYFARFPFEAHVIARRHLSSIVDLDEAERRAFGEMLQNLVRGLDNLFGFRTAYIMAFHQAPTDGGDYSAYHFHVEFYPAHADSKTRKHLSGTEIGIDVFVNPSDVEANAAQLRQAINQS
- the holA gene encoding DNA polymerase III subunit delta, which codes for MSAEPSQIEKIGRVVSAIEAGKAPSVLFLYGEEEFLITEARERITEALKRRLGEAAELVEVPGGVEDLRAILSELLSSSLFSSNKVVLVRDFTAVAGKGASKKKEVLDFAGRLGAGLPKGKFCVLSVCESGTPVAAFAKSLKNAVVLNFPKIKSFPGMQVQRDPLFAFVGEFLTRSGKTITSDAFLALKDSVGTDLRTICSELEKLCLFVGEKNRIDAKDVDAIVSAARQRASFELADAVARKNVGQAFETLANLLRENTPPLFIVQSLASQFRYLLQARVLLSRHLDEAQVSAMSFFRFRDGMMKELVGLVPMFGSGPTNLLTRNPFVIHKSLQMATKFSHKELAAALVKVSETDAAIKRSLAPASQLVRSLVLDLAAPSS